ACATGATGTACAGAGTTTAAAatgatgtacagtgtttaacatgatgtttagtgtttttcatgctatacagtatttttttgagaataatttaataatattcatctataagcatgaaaaatataaatattaataaaacatggtaaaaattgtcaaaaagaaacatttaataCTGTAATGCATAACTTAAATTTATCTTTATTGTATTTACCACCACATTACTACCCATTTACtaccataaataaatacacaaatttattttataatatttgtacttattgttattatatactttatttaataattttattgttgTGTAAATACTTTAAGTCATAGACTTAGTAAAGGGTACAAAGAGTAACATGAAGCATTTTTCCATTAATTCATTTACTTTACAGAGGGTCACCAGGGAGCCTCTATCCTGGGGAGCCCTTGGCACAACACAGGTGACATGCTGGACGTGGTGCATCCCATTAGAGGGCACaattacacactctcacacacactcatttacacactattCAGATTTTAGAAATGCCAAATAGACAACGCATGTCTTTATATTGTGAGAGGAAAACCTCAAAGCATGAGGAGAATATTCAAACTCACAGAGTAGAGGCAGGATTTGGACAACCCCAGAGGTGCAGGGCATGTATCactttttatattgtaaattaataaatttctttgtttgttcttACAAAATACTGGCCCTCAGAGGACAGCTTTGTTACAATTATATTCTGTATGGGacaaattatttttagaacacAAATTAATTTGAATGCTGCCTATCTAGGATTCTTCAGTCTGATTGGGTGATCGGGGCAGTGATTATTTGgtataacaatatatttttaaatagtaattcacaaaaaaaaatatatatatatattaccaagacattacttaaaaaattatattttttttagtctgCTCAGATCTCTGCATCTTAGATCTTTAGCTCATCATCTGAAACATAATTCCACCaaaattttattgttgttgatcCCATGTCAAGATTTTGTGATCTCTATGGACAGCTTACCTTCAGACCCTGCACACAACTTTGGTGTAACCATTGGACAATCAACTGTGCATTATTTCACATATTACTGATCAGatgttgttttctcttttacaaCATCAATAGAATTTGTATGGTTCTATCCACACAATGccactcaggtgcttgttcagtccctGTTCAtctcaagactggactactgctaCTCCAGACAGATTTGCCTCTAAGGGAAATTTGATCTTTGcaactgatccagaatgcaACTGCATGTCCTACACCACTCTTTTCACTATATCTTCCCGCATCATTTTTAAAACCCACAAACAAAGCCAAAAAACACTCAGTTACCCTTCAACTGTCTGTCTGATTCTCTCAGTCAAGGAACTTTTCTCTCTTGTGGCATGTACATGTTGAAATGAACTGGTTAATTTGAGTCACAAGCAGTCTTCAACAATGCATGATAAATTACCTCTTCCAGAAGTACTTTAATTAGCAATACTTAAAAACTTGCTTTAAAAACTATATTCCCTACCAAAAAAGTTTTTGATAGATGATATTCTTAGTCTGTGAGCTAATAAATCAGTGTCATAATGTAATTATTGATAAAGATTTCTTCTGTAACTCACTTAAAATAAGAACAGcagtcaaatgccataaatgtaaatgtaaaggtaaACTACATAAATCTACTAAAAGCTCACAcgattacttttcttttctggaTTTTCAagttctgtgtttggttttatGTCTTGTGCGAATATTATAGGTTTCCTAAGGCAACTTATCATCTACATTCTCTCTACATGCTACattctcctcctcatcctcatccatTAGATGTTCAAATGCATTGCTTAGTTTATCCACAGACTTCTGGCATTCCCTTGTCCTAGTCTGCATCTTTGTGATGAAGTCATCATCTAGCTCACATACCACAGCTGCATGCAGAGATTGGTAAAGGCTGATTGCGACTGAGGATCCAGTAAGAACAGACTCGGGATCTCTGCCTCGTTTCAGTTCATGAGCTGCACCATGTAGCAAAGAGCCACAGTACAAGGATGCCAACTCTGGTTCTGGCACTGGATGATTTAGTAGTTGGTTCAGAGTGAAGCTGTCTTTCAAACAGCAATGCCACTGGCAATAAGCATGAGCCAACTTTAGATCCATAGCTCTACTACTATTACACCTATACAGCTTTTCAAACTCCAAACTCAGTACTTCAACCTCTTCAGTCTTTGGTTCTCTGCACAGGTATCCATAAACAAGGCTGACTAGTAAAGCCCAGAATATTTCTGCTCTCGGCTTAGGCTTTGCATGTTTTAACCAGAAACATGTGACATACACTGCTAGCTGTAGTCCTTCAGGGACAGTTGAATCAGCTATCTGCGACACCTCAAGAGCCTCCAACATGACCTGCAGACGTACATCCTGTGGAGCTTCCCACAATGAGTCCAGATGAAGTTGTGTTTCTACACATCTTGGAAGAACAGCTGGAACCATGGAGCTTatcagtgttgttttttgtctgtCATATTCTTCAACATCGTATTGTTGGTTTTCTTCATCAGATGTACTGCATTTAATAATGTTCTGCCGCCTTGTACACAGGAGTATGCCGTACATCACTTGCCGTATGAGCTGAGAGGTGTGGTTGCTGCTGCTTAGCCCAaaatcctccacctggaacttCAATATCACCCTTTTTTGTGTCAGAACTGCAATAATGCTTGAAGCCAACTTGCCTTCTGCCAGAGGTTTCAGAGTCCAGTCTGGTAGGTTCTGTAATGGCCTGCTCTGAGGTTCTCCATTTATGAAGAACTGGGCTATGGAACTGGGCTTGAGTCTGTACATCTCCATTGCCTGATTAATATTATGCCTAAGGCTGTCTGATTTTACATCCTTCTTCATTTGGCTCATCAGCGATGAAATGGCTTCTGTTGGTCCTGTGAAATGCGATAACCATGTAAGCAAGCCATCAATCTTGGAAGTTTTTCCTAGTCTAGTTGAGAACTGTGAAAAGTTTGGAAATTGTCTCTTGTCCAGATTGTAGTAGTCATTGCCTTGAATAATAGCAAACAGTGAAAGATTATGTCTATTCATGTGGTTAAAAGCGGCACATAGGTTCTCAAATCTAAACAATTTGGCAGGGATGCATTTATGATGGCTACCTTTCCTCCACTTGAAATAAGTGATGGGTAAAAATCCACCCCGGTTGCTGAAGATGTAGAAATCACTGTCAGATGACAGAATAGGACAGCCCCACTCGTTGGCCAAAGCAGCTGCTTCCCAGTCTGCCTCAGTCAGACACTGAATAAAGTGAACCCCAATTTTCTGCAGAATCTGCTTGAACACATTTTTAATGAGAATTGGTAAATGTTCACCCGAACAACCTCTGGACAAGGCATTAGCTCTTCTGATTCTTTCTTGGCATCTTCTTTTCATGGTTTCGAATTTGTTCCCTTTGATATCATCACCTCCATCAAGCACCACATAGGGCTCAATATTACATGCTCCaagatttttgaaaaataatgtaACTGTTTTCTCAAAGTCATTATAATTTCCACCATGTATTTGGTCCAAATTAGATTCGAAGTAAAGCCAGTGGAATAAACAGGATCCATCAATGATGAGTTTGCTTTGTCTAAAGCAGCAGGTCATCAGAAAATCAATGTTGCTATCAATGTATTGCTGAAGTCCATGAACTCCCATAATGATCAAAGTTTGATCCTTTTAGCCTCCTTTAAAAATGTCAAGATAAAAGAGCCAAAAAGATCTAATCCTGCATCGTGTGTGACTCTATTCGACATATTTGTCCTTCCTCCATCTTACGCAATATgcatttgactttaaaatgtttggAGTTTTCACAGAGTTTTGCATAAACTGGGGAGTGAAAATGccaaataatgtttattttcactAAAGAACAAAACTACagcaattaattatatatatatctcacaccctgcagattaaaaaaaatgtaacttagAGTGTATTgaagtataaaaaaagagataatATTGTTTATACTTATTTTAGTGTTCTGAACTAACCAGtatttttataatgctgtttagTTCATaccactaaaataaatataaaaaaatattatctaTTTTAGAATGCATGTAGAGACAGACAATTAAATGGAATGGAAACCAAAATGTGGGATAGTTTTGAATTAAGTGTAGACCTAAAGGTCACTGTGCATTTACCtaaatttgcaaatctcattcTATGCTTTGAGTGTCAGATGCCAAACATAATggcaaataattattaaataattaataaataatatttaaaataattatttctggCCCACAGCCCTCAATCAAGTTAGATTTTTGGCCCTTTATATAAAAGTTTGTCTCTGTAAATCAACTCGTATTGAAAAAGTTGTATGTTAATCATTAGTGAAATTCGTGGAAAGGTGAATTTGTATATCTGTGTCTAGAGGTCACTGTTAGTCTTGTAGGTCTGTTTTCAGTTTcgtaataaaaaactaaaataatcttgTATATAGAGGATTAAATGTTATAGAATGTAAAAGTTTTTGAATAAATCTGGTTTAATTCATAGGTGTGGGGAATGTATGGGGTGGTCTGACAGCATTTTCTTTTAAGtgcatttttgcatttgaatGTTTTGGACCAGTCAAATTTTTTAACCAGTTTTTGGCATGAAAGTAATGTAAATTTTTAGGCaagtagtgtatatgtgtgtcatgcatttattcattccaatggaaagaataaaagcatgacacacatatacagtacttgCATGAAAATGAATACTGTACCTGAATACTGTACCTCATGTTACAGACTGTACCATGAGGAACAGTATATCATgtggtgtgtacagtatataaaatggCGTACAGTATATCATgtggtgtacagtatataacatGGTGTACAGTATATCATGTGGTGTTATAATGTGCCAGgcagtgtacagtatgtaacatGATGTGCAGTGTCATATGGTGTACAGTATGTAGCATGATATGCAGTATGCCatgtgatgtacagtatgttacaTGGGTTACAGTAAATCATatggtgtacagtatgtaacatGATGTACATTATGCCATATGGTGTACAGCATTTATCatgttacatactgtacaccaCATTACATactttatgtacagtatgtaacatTATATACAGAATGTAACATGATGTTCACTATATCATGTGATGCAGAGTATATAatatgatgtacagtatatcataTGGTGTTGCAGTATATCATTTTGTGTACCGTAAGTAAAATGATGTGTAGTATATCATGTGGtggtgtacagtatgtaacacGATGTACAGGATATCATGTGGTGTACTATATGTAACTTAGTGTATAGTATGTCatgtgatgtacagtatgtaacatGTTGTCAATGGTATCATGTGGTTTTACAATATGGCATGTGGTTCACGGTATGAAACATGATGCACAGTATATGATGTGGTGGATTGTATGTATCATGATGTACGGTATATCATGCAGTGTTACAGTATAtgatgtgtacagtatgtaacatGATGTAGATTATGTCATGTGGTGTTACAATATGTTATGTCGTGTCATGTGGTGTATAGAATGCAACATGATTTGCagtatattgtgtagtgtactgtatgtaacaTGATGTGCAGTATGTCATGAGGTGTTACATTATATCATTtggtgtacagtatgtaacatGATGTAGTGTTTGAAATACTAATCCATTTGAATAGACTTCAGTAATTAGCAGAAATCACGAAACAACACGACAaatctttttactttatttacattgttgCAATACGAACaacttttataacattttaattgttattgCCATTTCCATTacttttattaatgtatatattagaattattattatagttacttacacacagacacatgcactACATAGGGTATGATATAAAGCCTTTTGGACCCTACTTAGTGCACTACTACACGTAATTTTGGATTCGCCCACTGTTGAGCCGCTTTTTATTGCCGTTGCCTTGGTGATGACCACGGCTTTCTTTCTCATGTTGGAGAGGAGTAGCTACGTTAGCTGCGTTCGGTGCTTAGCAGGGAGACTGTCCACAACCCGAGggtttatatattgttttaatatcGTTTTCAGATTTAATTTAGCAAAGTTAATTAAAGGATATGTCATTCGAGCCACAGAATGAAAGTAGCAAGTGTAAGCAAGCAAGCGCACCGGAAGTGTCAGGATGTTTGAATGGAGAAACCGGATGTGCTGTTACTCGTTCATGTAAGCTGTGATGGATTTACAAACTGGAGAAAGTTTGCATCATAAGCTCGGTTTGGAGAAAgaattgattttaaaatatacaataatgtaaaaaataaacaataataaccAAGTGTCTAACTATAAAGCAGTTACTATGAGACTTTATAACGCCAGTCTTTATTTTAGGTTCTGAAGAGAGAACCCAACTGAAGCACAACATAAATCTGGCAATGTTAAGGTATCAAATTCTGtccataaaacatttattacatcTAAATATAATCACATTATATAACAGACTGTATGGTcaccttatttattttttaatttctttcaaaatcAACATCATGATCACATCCTGCACATTGCAGTGAGGAGCTGGAGAGAAGAACCCAAGAGACTCTAAAGCTCCAGGAAGAAGTTGAACAAGCCACGAGACTCACATTAGAAAGAATGGGTCATGCATTTGGGTCATGCAACCCTGAAATATCAGGAAATCCTATGTCTACAAGTAAGACTATTACCATAAAATCATGTCACAATgtttgaaaatgtgtttttcaggCTTATATTTGCAATAATCCATCTCAACACCTTGTAGACCATGAAACAGAGGAACCTCCTGAATTTGAAGTTAACAGCCAACATTCTTGTTCCATGAACTCTGGTGTGGATGTGAACGAAGCGAGTTGGCTGAATTTTCAAGGCAGAGATGTTTTCGAGTGTGCACTCGAAGACTATTCAGAGCAAGTGTCTGACCTCCAAAAACAGCTGAGAGAGGTAAACAAAGCGTTTAGCCAATCTTCAGCATgtcctgtgttttatttacttatttacatatttattcttGTAATGAAAAAGCGTGAACAGTGTATGGcaaaatatgtaataaagtTTTGTGAAAAGATCATAaaaatgatcatgaatgtgtcttgCATTGGTAATGCCTTTTTTAGCAGTGTGAACAGCATGAACTGCAGAAGTTTCATTCTCATCAGTCGATCATCCAATTAGAGAGCAAACTGAAAGAATGCCAAACTGAGAAAGACACCTTGGCAAATTTAAGGTAAGAGATTGAGTACTAATATGTGTCATTCATAAAGTCCGGTAatattaaattgtaatattttctaTGTTGTAATAAATTTCCACAGACTAACGGAATCTCAGGACCATGCCAAACTAATCGAGCAGCTCCAGGCAGCTCAGCTGGAGCTCCACTTCCTAAAGCAGAACGAAGGCCACGATATGATGGAAGTTAAAGACAGAGTAAAGACTTTAAGCGGAAGAGGAGAAATTATGGCGGAAATTCTGCAGGACGTCTTCGACAGGCTTTCGGATTATGAAAAGTGTAGTGGAGAAAGCAGCGGCCTTTGCTATGGCCAAGCTTTCAGCCGTAGCCAGCTTCCTCTAGGAGATGCAGTGGAGAAAGCAATACAAGACCTGGAGCATAAAAACCGTGACCTCCAGGAGAAACGGCAAATGGTATTTCACTTAGCTGTAGGTTGGATTTTTCCTCTGGGGTCTCAGGTTTCATCACCCTGCTGAATACACTGCTCTTAATTGCCCCTAGGTGTAGGTGAGAATGTGTTGTTGTGTTGCGTTTAAATCCAGGCCACCGAAACACATGATGATTTGGCTAGGATGCATGAGTAAAGAAGGGAGATTTATAAATTGACCTAAAATATAGATTGCAGGCAGGTGGACATGTCTCATTATGGTTAGTCGAAATCTCAAAGCCAATCTCAGCAGCATCAAAGCTTTTTATTTACCCAGACATAAATTATGTGAATGTTAACAGAGAAACCAATTAGCCAAAGGATTACTTATTATGgatcatttttgtttgtttgtatttaccAGGTCCAGAGACAAATGAAAGACCCTAAGGAACAGGGTCAAGGAAAAACAGTTTCTCTTAATCTCGATGAATATAAGGAAAAGTATGTacaatttgtgtcttttttttattattatttattaaccgTTGTGGAAGATTGGCTGAGGTCAAAATAATTgtgttttgattattttatgttatatttatgtGTCCTTTGCCAATGATTTTTGAAATAGAATAAAGCAGCTCATTACCAGTCATGAGCAGAAGGTGGCGATGTTGAACGAGAAACTGAACAGCTCTCAGACTCATGCAGACGTCCTGCAACACCAAGTGGAAGCGTTACAGTAAGAGTCATGTGGGCATGTCACACTCTACTGGGCCTTGAGCcttaataaagttgtatctaaaATACCAATACATTTCATAGCATTTTAATGGTTTCCTTAGGAATCAGGTCCAAGCAACGGAAAACCTTTAAACGTTTAAAAAGTCGTGCACTACCTCCGAACCCAGACCCTTTCCATAAATACCTACTTTATACTTTTAACTGATCTCtgttttgtgttcattcaaGACAACAGCTCCAAAGCCAAACCTTACTGCACCAATCAGAGATGACGGATATGGAGTCTGCTCTCTCTTTACTGCGCTCAGACCTGCTGGAGCAACACAACAGCTACAAAGATAAGGTAATcgggaaaaaaatccaaacgtGTTGTTCTTTTCATCAAAAGTATGACACAGATGACCTGTGAAACACTCAGATATGTGGAGGCAGTAAAGTGTGCTGATTTCTTAAAAAGGGAGTAAACCTGTGGCTTGTTGATTAGGTCAATGTTCTAGAGGAGGCCCTGGCTCAAGCAAAATTCCAGGCAGAGCacgtacagagagagagagacctctTACTCCAGCAAGCCGAGGAACAGGACATACAGCTGTGCCGACTTACAGTAATGCATGTTTAACTTTAATGCACATTTCACTTGGGAAACCCAAGTACATTTCTTCAGTATGACAATTGTGTAGAAGAAATATAATGACTCCATATTTCATGGACTGTcccacaaaaaagaaaaaaagatttgtataaACAAAGATGAACTGAAATTATTCTCTCTTGATTACACTTTTATAGCCAGTATTTAATTGATTCATATTACTTAGCACTCTCTGCTCCTAAATCAATCTGCTTTCAACAGCCAATAAGGAAGTTTCTAAATAAATGAGTTTCTATCCTAGCACAGTGCAGGACATTGTACTGAAACTCAGAGTGAAATATGAGAATATGTGAACAATTGTACCACGCCATCCCAGACAGAGCTCCGGCAGACTGTGAAAGAACTGTGCCTAGAGAGGCAGCAGAGGTCCGAGCTGGAGCAGCATAGTCTTGGTGTTCAGCAACTTGAGAATATTGTCCGATCTCTTAGAGAGCAGTGTCAGAGACATCTGGACCTGCAGGTCAGTAGAAACTAATTGTAGTGTATGTACATTAGCTTTTCCTGAACATCtgaagatttgtgttttttttttatgcgaaTATGTGCCCCATTTGACAGACGTTTGTCAGATACCGAGCTGCAAGTGACAGGAAGAGCTAGAGCAGCTTTATGGTGAGATACTGTAGATCAAGAAGGCCAACAAAAACACCCTGCATTTGCCTGTACGGTTCCAGGCAACAGCTTTCCTAGTATTTGTTATAATCTTATTCGATCAATTTAATCAAAATCTTAATCCCAGCTATTGTGCTTGGCATTCTGTTCTGTTGGCAAATGATCACAATCGCCCTAAGAGCTTACCACTTGGAACCACTTAGGTCATAACTGAATTAAGAATCACACTGGCATAATGAGGCATGCTGCCAAACAACCtgcttattcacacacattgtTGAatgatttgtattaaaaaaaagtcatctcCAGTGCCATGTGGAACATTGCATTCGATGCAGGAGCAGAGCAGCAGTGAGACCAGGAGGATACAGGCTCTGCTGGACGAGCGGGATGCAGAGCTGCCACTGAAGCAGCAACAAGTGCAACAGAGCCAGGTTCAGCTGCAGGAGGCGCACACAAATGTGCAGGCACTACAGACCGAGGTGGAGCTGTTAAGACTCAGGTTGGAGGATGGAAAAAAGAATAGCGAGTTGCTCATGAGGCCTCTGGTGGCCCTGcagcaggaaagaaagaacCTGACCAAGCAGCTCAAGCAGCTCCGGCTGGACAACCAGCAGCTGAGGGTAAACCTATAGAGGATGTTAGTGTAATTGAATTGCATGAAATACATATGCTGATTATTTATCATATGCACTAGTTTACACCTAGAGAAATATAGAGTAAACAATCCACCTATCAGCATGTTTTTTGGAGGTTGGAGAAAAAGATCTATatcatgtcacacacacacacacacacacacacacacacacacacacacacacacatcagttaaTCGCCATTTAACTAACTTGCAGAAATCGTATCATATTAACAGTAAAGTTATGAGCAAACACTGACAATGATTGTCAAACactggcagtttggtggtgatgggatttgaactcagaaACTTGAGATCAAAAGTCCAACGTCTTTAAATCAATACAATAACcctaataataatttcattcaATATCTTTCAAAAGACCTAAGGGTTGCAATATTCACATACTTCCATTCAGGCTTTTCTGAGGCATGAAGTGCAGCTCACAGGCAGCAGGAGGTTCTTAAATATTTCAAACGTCACCATTAATAAACGCTTCATATACTTTTAATGTTGTTTGATTGGCCACCGTTATTCTGATAATTATTCTGATAATGTTGCTAACTTTTTGTCGAGTGAATTCATTTGGGGAATTTGAACACACAAGCTTCTAATTATGGCCACTAATCTAGAAGTGCGGAGAGACTGTATATAAACCGCTGGTCAGTTTAGATGTAATAAACTGTACTTGTGTGTGAGCAGGCTGCCCTGCTGGAGGCAGAACTAAGGCTGAGTGCTATGGAGCAGCAGAAGTCCCAGCAGCAAGCTGCCCTTTCAGAGAGAACGAACAACCTACACCAACTAACTCTAGAGAAACAGCAGGTGATGGCTAAGCTGGAGGACCAGTGCAAGAAGTTAGATCAACTCAAgggtaaagaaaatgtaaattaaccTGTCGAATTTTGATCATAGGAAACGTGTCATGGAACCTGTCATGCAAGACTGGAGATTTTTGTCTACTTCTGTGTCTAGTTTAGTCATTTCTCCTTCACCAGGTGCTGTGTGAAACATCTCTGAACATGTGTACATGCTGAGACTTTACAATAGATTCACATAGTGGTGTATTAATTTTAACAAATACTGTTGCCACACAGACagcgttttcttttttcattgttgttgtgcaaatatttattgacCATAATTGGAGCTACAATTGACAGTCCCGAGTTCAACTACAATCTAGAACTAGCTGGCCTGTTGGCTAACTACTATtggttttggtgttttttttccccaaaatccAATGTTGTCATGTATCATATTAAACTGCTAAATAATATGGATTTCTGCAAATGTACATATGTGGGGTTGCGTTCTTCCCCTCCACACAACCTACCCTTTCTTTTCTGTCAGCTCTCCTATTGGCCCCCACAAAGAATCAGGCCATACATGACTCATTTCCTCTCATCAGCCATGTTAAAGTGTTCAGTCTCACTGTGAGCTCAGCGATTTGCTCCCCAACACTGTGTATAGCAGCCTAAACCCCCGAAccacccccacccacccacccacacacacacacacacacacacacacacacacacacaaaaccaccaTGAAATCCCTCTAGTGATGACCGTGTATGCATGTCAGTGGCACTGTATCTATGGCAAATACTGCATTATATATCActgtgacatttttttaaaggtcatgATGTGCATGCACATGCCCACATGGAGTTACCAAATTGACTTATGTAACTAgcagtttgtttattaatgacccTTTGTGTTGATTCCCTCTGTTTAGAAGAGCAGGAGACTTTAAGAGAAGAACACCTGAGGAAAACCGAAGAGCTGCAATTGCAGAACAGCAAACTAAAAGCCCAACGTGATAACATCCGAAATGACTTGGAGCAGACCAAGATCACCATCAAAGCACTGCAGGGTGCTGATGAACATGGTACAAGCACACACCAAGTACTGTTTATAAGGCACATCATATATAAGCTAAAAACACAATGGTTATAAACATTATCTTTACTAGGGAGCATTAGATTTTAAACCTCAGTTGAACCTCAGCATCAGTAAATTTTTTTGGTCTATTAATAAATTCTAGCAGTTATGTCCTGTCAGTCATAAGAGTTCTCTTCATACTAACATTCCATACAATCTTTAAATGTAGGATTTTTTAATATAAGGGTTATGGTTGTAAGTTAAGTCAGCTAGAATTAGCCATGTTTTATGGACATTCAAGGTACAGCACAGTGACATTCTCCATTGCCTTAGCAATATGCATCCTAGATTGTCCTCAGATGGTGTACAATGAAGTCATTTTAAATGGAATGttttcaaagtaaaataaatgcaagcTCATGCATCAATTGAATCTTTTGAATACGCTTTTACCTCTCGCTCGCCATTCCTATTATTATGGTTGATACTCTGAATTGGCACAAATTCTGGTTAACAGAGttcagtatatttttatttttggcttgCCTAAATCATTTACTTACAGTTATTGATGTAGTCAAATATctgccatttattttaaaacattgtgaTTGCTCTAAGCAGTGTACATTTAAATGCAGTTGGATTCTCTTAAAAtacttcatttattaaaaaaaaagtgggataCAGTGTGAAGCTTTTTCCAGGCTTAAGTGTTAACTGCAGCTGAATATAACTATATTTAGCCACTGTCTGCATTATGAAAAGGAAGTAGGATTCAATTGTGCGGACCCTCTCTGAAACTTTCCATCTACTGATTAAAGACTGTTATCTTTACAATAACACAATGGGGAAACAGTAAAGCCAAGTTGGTACTCACTGACCCCAAAGATCGCTTTCTAATTGAAGACCTATCAAAGCCCTGGGAAAAGAATGTATAGGAAGTGTTAATGTAT
This region of Silurus meridionalis isolate SWU-2019-XX chromosome 27, ASM1480568v1, whole genome shotgun sequence genomic DNA includes:
- the LOC124380893 gene encoding coiled-coil domain-containing protein 158-like isoform X1 → MSFEPQNESSKCKQASAPEVSGCLNGETGCAVTRSCSEERTQLKHNINLAMLSEELERRTQETLKLQEEVEQATRLTLERMGHAFGSCNPEISGNPMSTNHETEEPPEFEVNSQHSCSMNSGVDVNEASWLNFQGRDVFECALEDYSEQVSDLQKQLREQCEQHELQKFHSHQSIIQLESKLKECQTEKDTLANLRLTESQDHAKLIEQLQAAQLELHFLKQNEGHDMMEVKDRVKTLSGRGEIMAEILQDVFDRLSDYEKCSGESSGLCYGQAFSRSQLPLGDAVEKAIQDLEHKNRDLQEKRQMVFHLAVQRQMKDPKEQGQGKTVSLNLDEYKEKIKQLITSHEQKVAMLNEKLNSSQTHADVLQHQVEALQQQLQSQTLLHQSEMTDMESALSLLRSDLLEQHNSYKDKVNVLEEALAQAKFQAEHVQRERDLLLQQAEEQDIQLCRLTTELRQTVKELCLERQQRSELEQHSLGVQQLENIVRSLREQCQRHLDLQEQSSSETRRIQALLDERDAELPLKQQQVQQSQVQLQEAHTNVQALQTEVELLRLRLEDGKKNSELLMRPLVALQQERKNLTKQLKQLRLDNQQLRAALLEAELRLSAMEQQKSQQQAALSERTNNLHQLTLEKQQVMAKLEDQCKKLDQLKEEQETLREEHLRKTEELQLQNSKLKAQRDNIRNDLEQTKITIKALQGADEHGLKIAFGIQKQITAKREQVDLLQSRVQLLEETTEKLTQEKSYHLMKCKRQAQELLFETERRKRLEIEMEAFRTTEKLLKSETERLETALHKMSDSFAECQEYIQKQQQEIMRLKLQHTLELKEGQNLRSTSARIMCERKQDLQATNNICISPTTSRSLPEASPLPEVPYQAHSASQELNVSDQKCSSVMELRSLVKELHSVIDMEQSPDTSNTSSRFMETHRSRKKEVTENPEGEIRQTRPSTCYNEQDPVRVPNFDKLDVNSVFSANYESGIKAGRPHYTSLCVAAMGRRSPVHSLLTSDLPIDIYCSLRTHSSAHTVQTSFSRDAEITGRTCKNELIKLESLQNKAEDHQIKNQVFASDTVAEMTSMIKRQEKTRRRIKERKTIKKDKLPDETKTQELRSKANRK
- the LOC124380893 gene encoding coiled-coil domain-containing protein 158-like isoform X4; translation: MDLQTGESLHHKLGSEERTQLKHNINLAMLSEELERRTQETLKLQEEVEQATRLTLERMGHAFGSCNPEISGNPMSTNHETEEPPEFEVNSQHSCSMNSGVDVNEASWLNFQGRDVFECALEDYSEQVSDLQKQLREQCEQHELQKFHSHQSIIQLESKLKECQTEKDTLANLRLTESQDHAKLIEQLQAAQLELHFLKQNEGHDMMEVKDRVKTLSGRGEIMAEILQDVFDRLSDYEKCSGESSGLCYGQAFSRSQLPLGDAVEKAIQDLEHKNRDLQEKRQMVFHLAVQRQMKDPKEQGQGKTVSLNLDEYKEKIKQLITSHEQKVAMLNEKLNSSQTHADVLQHQVEALQQQLQSQTLLHQSEMTDMESALSLLRSDLLEQHNSYKDKVNVLEEALAQAKFQAEHVQRERDLLLQQAEEQDIQLCRLTTELRQTVKELCLERQQRSELEQHSLGVQQLENIVRSLREQCQRHLDLQEQSSSETRRIQALLDERDAELPLKQQQVQQSQVQLQEAHTNVQALQTEVELLRLRLEDGKKNSELLMRPLVALQQERKNLTKQLKQLRLDNQQLRAALLEAELRLSAMEQQKSQQQAALSERTNNLHQLTLEKQQVMAKLEDQCKKLDQLKEEQETLREEHLRKTEELQLQNSKLKAQRDNIRNDLEQTKITIKALQGADEHGLKIAFGIQKQITAKREQVDLLQSRVQLLEETTEKLTQEKSYHLMKCKRQAQELLFETERRKRLEIEMEAFRTTEKLLKSETERLETALHKMSDSFAECQEYIQKQQQEIMRLKLQHTLELKEGQNLRSTSARIMCERKQDLQATNNICISPTTSRSLPEASPLPEVPYQAHSASQELNVSDQKCSSVMELRSLVKELHSVIDMEQSPDTSNTSSRFMETHRSRKKEVTENPEGEIRQTRPSTCYNEQDPVRVPNFDKLDVNSVFSANYESGIKAGRPHYTSLCVAAMGRRSPVHSLLTSDLPIDIYCSLRTHSSAHTVQTSFSRDAEITGRTCKNELIKLESLQNKAEDHQIKNQVFASDTVAEMTSMIKRQEKTRRRIKERKTIKKDKLPDETKTQELRSKANRK